Proteins from a genomic interval of Bradyrhizobium sp. G127:
- a CDS encoding ABC transporter permease yields MSTLTDTALQAAPATKARGYWATVGRRIVRDRVSMVCAFILIAIFLSAIAAPWLGLADPYQGSMIRRLRVIGTAGYPLGTDELGRDMLSRLIYGGRLSLLIGIVPVVFAFIIGTSLGLVAGYVGGKINTAIMRTVDVFYAFPSVLLAIAISGALGAGIVNSIVSLTIVFVPQITRVAESVTTGVRNMDFVEAARASGADAFTIMRVHMLGNVLGSIFVYATGLISVSMILAAGLSFLGLGTKPPEPEWGLMLNTLRTAIYVNPWVAALPGVMIFAVSICFNLLSDGMRSAMDIRN; encoded by the coding sequence ATGAGCACGCTCACAGACACAGCCCTTCAGGCCGCGCCGGCTACAAAAGCGCGCGGCTACTGGGCCACGGTCGGCCGGCGAATCGTGCGCGACAGGGTCAGCATGGTATGCGCCTTCATTCTCATCGCGATATTCCTGTCGGCCATCGCCGCGCCGTGGCTCGGTCTCGCCGATCCTTATCAGGGATCCATGATACGCCGCCTCCGCGTGATCGGAACAGCGGGCTATCCCCTCGGCACCGATGAACTTGGCCGTGATATGCTGTCTCGCCTGATCTACGGTGGACGACTGTCGCTGCTGATAGGCATCGTGCCGGTCGTCTTTGCCTTCATCATCGGGACATCGCTCGGCCTCGTGGCCGGGTATGTCGGCGGCAAGATCAACACCGCGATCATGCGCACGGTCGACGTGTTTTACGCGTTTCCTTCAGTGCTACTGGCCATTGCGATCTCCGGAGCGCTGGGAGCAGGCATCGTCAACTCCATCGTCTCGCTGACCATCGTCTTCGTTCCCCAAATCACCCGAGTCGCCGAGAGCGTGACCACCGGCGTGCGCAACATGGATTTCGTGGAAGCGGCTCGCGCATCCGGCGCCGACGCATTCACAATCATGCGGGTTCACATGCTCGGCAATGTGCTGGGATCTATCTTCGTCTATGCCACCGGTCTCATCTCGGTCTCGATGATCCTCGCCGCCGGCCTGTCGTTCCTCGGCCTCGGAACCAAGCCGCCCGAGCCGGAATGGGGGCTGATGCTCAACACGTTGCGCACTGCGATCTATGTCAACCCGTGGGTGGCGGCCCTTCCTGGCGTCATGATCTTCGCCGTCTCGATCTGCTTCAACCTGCTGAGCGACGGGATGCGCAGCGCGATGGACATCCGGAATTGA
- a CDS encoding oligopeptide/dipeptide ABC transporter ATP-binding protein, giving the protein MTDTSQSIDMLDPIEDRGGKAQPLLQVTGLTKHFPVRGGLFSKGKTVRAVDNVTFSIAKGETVGIVGESGCGKSTTARLLMHLMPRDAGEFIYDGMLVGRALSLRELRRAMQMVFQDSYASLNPRLTIEESIAFGPKVHGMDDGAARALAQELLGKVGLRPEIFANRYPHEISGGQRQRVNIARALALSPRLVILDEAVSALDKSVEAQVLNLLVDLKREFGLTYLFISHDLNVVRYISDRVLVMYLGEVVELGPVDEVWDAPAHPYTRALLAAMPSSDPDRRTETPPITGDPPNPIDPPAGCRFHTRCPFAEPLCSEAGPKLTDIDEMGHQVACYMSIPGSGHSRAPAAQSVRSAELT; this is encoded by the coding sequence ATGACAGACACATCTCAATCCATCGATATGCTGGATCCGATCGAAGATCGCGGCGGCAAAGCGCAGCCGTTGCTGCAGGTCACGGGACTGACCAAACATTTCCCGGTTCGCGGCGGCCTTTTCAGCAAGGGCAAGACAGTCCGTGCCGTCGACAACGTGACGTTCTCGATCGCCAAGGGCGAGACGGTGGGAATCGTCGGCGAATCCGGCTGCGGCAAATCCACCACGGCACGGCTTCTGATGCACTTGATGCCACGCGATGCGGGCGAGTTTATCTATGATGGCATGTTGGTGGGGCGCGCCCTGTCGCTACGCGAATTGCGCCGCGCCATGCAGATGGTGTTCCAGGACAGCTACGCCTCGCTCAATCCACGTCTGACCATCGAGGAATCGATTGCCTTCGGCCCCAAAGTCCACGGGATGGACGATGGCGCCGCACGCGCACTCGCGCAGGAATTGCTGGGAAAAGTCGGATTACGCCCCGAGATCTTCGCCAATCGCTACCCCCATGAAATATCCGGCGGCCAGCGCCAGCGGGTCAATATCGCGCGCGCGCTCGCGCTCTCACCGCGCCTTGTGATCCTCGACGAGGCGGTGTCCGCGCTCGACAAATCCGTCGAGGCGCAGGTGCTCAACCTCCTCGTCGATCTTAAACGTGAATTTGGACTAACTTATCTTTTCATCAGCCACGACCTGAATGTGGTGCGATATATTTCCGATCGCGTGCTGGTGATGTATCTCGGAGAAGTGGTCGAACTCGGTCCGGTTGATGAGGTGTGGGATGCGCCAGCACATCCCTATACCCGCGCATTGCTGGCAGCGATGCCTTCTTCCGATCCCGACAGGCGCACCGAAACGCCACCTATTACAGGCGATCCGCCTAATCCCATCGATCCTCCGGCCGGCTGCCGGTTTCACACCCGTTGCCCGTTTGCGGAGCCGCTCTGCTCGGAGGCCGGGCCGAAATTGACGGACATCGACGAGATGGGACATCAGGTGGCCTGCTACATGTCCATTCCAGGTTCGGGCCATAGCCGCGCTCCGGCCGCGCAATCTGTGAGGAGCGCCGAATTGACATGA
- a CDS encoding ABC transporter ATP-binding protein, with protein MTNLIDIRDLSVRFTGERTVYAVNGINLSLGEGEVVGLLGESGSGKSVTLRALMRLLPKKRTTITGSVQVAGRDVLALNDDELLAFRGRTVSMIFQEPALALDPVYTIGHQIAESVMRHEGKSHTDAMARALEMLEVVRIPSAKRRLDAYPHEMSGGMRQRAMIALALACKPKILLADEPTTALDATVQIQILLLLRELQREFGMSVIFVTHDIGVAIEICDRVAVMYAGQIVETGTTSQIVKAPIHPYPRGLLASTVHGAKRGARLETIPGTPPSLDKAPVNCSFAPRCDFAQARCLEAMPPNIEIGAGRIARCVLAEQMVQPAQ; from the coding sequence ATGACAAATCTCATCGACATCCGCGATCTCAGTGTCCGCTTCACCGGCGAGCGCACAGTCTATGCAGTGAACGGCATCAACCTGTCACTCGGCGAAGGTGAAGTTGTCGGCCTTCTCGGTGAATCCGGCTCCGGCAAGAGCGTCACGCTGCGCGCCCTGATGCGCTTGCTGCCAAAGAAGCGCACGACCATAACCGGCAGCGTTCAGGTCGCAGGACGCGACGTCCTGGCGCTGAACGACGATGAACTTTTGGCCTTCCGCGGTCGGACGGTCTCGATGATCTTCCAGGAGCCCGCGCTGGCCCTCGATCCTGTCTACACCATCGGCCATCAGATCGCGGAAAGTGTGATGCGCCACGAGGGCAAGAGCCATACCGACGCAATGGCGCGTGCGCTGGAAATGCTCGAGGTTGTGCGCATTCCTTCCGCCAAGCGCAGACTGGATGCCTATCCGCACGAGATGTCCGGCGGCATGCGTCAGCGGGCCATGATCGCACTCGCGCTCGCCTGCAAGCCTAAAATCCTGCTGGCGGACGAGCCAACCACCGCGCTCGACGCCACGGTACAGATCCAGATCCTGCTGTTACTGCGCGAGTTACAACGCGAATTCGGCATGTCGGTGATCTTCGTCACCCACGACATTGGCGTCGCCATCGAGATCTGCGATCGCGTGGCAGTGATGTATGCGGGACAAATCGTCGAAACCGGAACGACCAGCCAGATTGTAAAGGCGCCAATTCATCCTTACCCACGCGGACTTCTTGCATCCACCGTTCATGGCGCCAAACGCGGCGCGCGGCTGGAGACCATCCCCGGCACACCGCCCTCGCTCGACAAAGCGCCGGTCAACTGTTCGTTCGCGCCTCGTTGTGACTTCGCGCAAGCCCGCTGTCTCGAAGCGATGCCACCCAACATAGAGATCGGAGCGGGCCGCATCGCACGATGTGTTCTGGCGGAACAGATGGTGCAACCGGCCCAGTAG
- a CDS encoding efflux RND transporter periplasmic adaptor subunit, giving the protein MSLQVVSGISRCFSPIQNRLLLAIFSVSVASVLSSCEKPSQPAAATAPPVTVAQPAKRTVTDWDEFTGRFDAIEQVQVRARVTGFVTSVEFKDGAIVKTGDLLYVIDPRQYEAVAEQARGQLADAKARVELAQRELERAQQLIKTQAVAETIVDQRRQQLQSAEAAVLQAEGALQRADLDVEFTKVKAPIDGRISRHLVSVGNLVQGSESGATLLTSIVSVNPIYVYFDMDESIYLKNSRLWFEGRRPSSRDTANPVHVMLSGETKPSHEGAMDFLDNRLDVGTGTLRGRALVNNQDQSILPGQFARVRVLGSAPYEALLLPDTAIATDQSRKIVFVVKADDTVEARPVVLGSLDGGLRVVREGLKPDDRVVVEGLQRVRIGAKVAPHAASGGKP; this is encoded by the coding sequence ATGAGCTTGCAGGTCGTTTCTGGCATTTCGCGGTGCTTCAGCCCAATTCAGAACAGGTTGCTTCTGGCCATTTTCTCAGTGTCGGTCGCGTCGGTTTTGAGCAGTTGCGAGAAGCCCTCCCAACCCGCGGCCGCCACCGCGCCCCCCGTTACGGTTGCCCAACCGGCCAAGCGAACGGTGACGGATTGGGACGAATTCACCGGCCGGTTTGACGCCATTGAACAGGTGCAGGTCCGGGCCCGTGTCACCGGCTTTGTCACAAGCGTGGAATTCAAGGACGGCGCAATCGTCAAGACCGGCGACCTCCTGTACGTGATCGACCCCCGTCAATATGAAGCGGTCGCCGAGCAGGCGCGCGGCCAACTTGCCGATGCCAAGGCCCGGGTCGAACTGGCGCAACGTGAGCTTGAGCGCGCGCAGCAATTGATCAAGACGCAGGCGGTCGCGGAAACAATTGTCGACCAGCGCCGTCAGCAGCTTCAATCGGCTGAGGCGGCTGTCCTGCAAGCGGAAGGCGCATTGCAGCGCGCGGATCTTGATGTCGAATTCACCAAGGTAAAGGCGCCGATTGACGGCCGTATCAGCCGTCATCTGGTGTCGGTCGGTAATCTCGTGCAGGGTAGCGAGAGCGGGGCGACGCTCCTCACATCGATTGTCTCGGTCAATCCGATCTATGTCTATTTCGACATGGATGAATCGATCTATCTCAAGAACAGCAGGTTGTGGTTCGAAGGGCGCCGGCCGAGTTCGCGCGACACGGCAAATCCCGTGCACGTGATGCTTTCGGGCGAGACCAAACCTTCGCATGAAGGCGCGATGGATTTTCTCGACAACCGGCTAGACGTCGGGACCGGCACGCTGCGGGGCCGTGCCCTGGTGAACAATCAGGATCAGTCGATCCTTCCCGGGCAGTTTGCGCGCGTGCGCGTTCTCGGCAGCGCGCCTTATGAGGCATTGTTGCTGCCCGATACCGCTATTGCGACGGATCAGTCGCGCAAAATCGTATTTGTCGTAAAGGCGGATGATACAGTCGAGGCGAGGCCGGTGGTCCTCGGATCGTTGGATGGCGGTCTGCGTGTTGTTCGCGAAGGGTTAAAGCCCGACGATCGCGTGGTCGTCGAAGGACTTCAGCGTGTGCGCATCGGGGCCAAGGTCGCGCCACATGCGGCTAGTGGTGGCAAGCCATGA
- a CDS encoding Crp/Fnr family transcriptional regulator, with product MHSTEETHRQQKPNWQHYRAARPGEQIMVRNQTSEDVFVLCDGWAFRFFQLSNGRRQILNFLLPGDLFSTVAVFEERPNFSAQALTEARLSGFRRSEVQARCAHDPRMITALAESCAAETYSSDGLMTALGQRSAEERIAYLFLHLMQRIAARSVIRDQRYRLPLRQQHIADAVGLTSVHVSRVIGLFRDQGLVEFSSGILQVLNLPELKRIGSLD from the coding sequence TTGCATTCCACTGAAGAAACCCATCGCCAGCAAAAGCCCAATTGGCAGCACTACCGGGCCGCCCGTCCCGGCGAGCAGATCATGGTTCGAAATCAGACCTCCGAGGACGTATTCGTTCTCTGCGATGGCTGGGCATTCCGCTTCTTTCAGCTATCGAACGGCCGAAGGCAGATACTGAATTTCCTGCTGCCAGGAGATCTCTTCTCCACCGTTGCGGTGTTTGAGGAGCGGCCGAATTTTTCCGCCCAGGCATTGACAGAAGCGCGGCTGAGCGGCTTCAGACGCTCCGAGGTTCAAGCGAGATGCGCCCATGACCCCCGCATGATCACGGCGCTCGCCGAATCCTGCGCGGCTGAAACCTATAGCTCTGACGGCTTAATGACCGCACTTGGCCAACGATCCGCTGAGGAGCGGATCGCCTATTTATTCCTGCATCTCATGCAGAGGATTGCCGCCAGAAGCGTAATTCGGGACCAGCGTTATCGTTTGCCTCTGCGCCAACAGCACATCGCCGATGCGGTCGGGCTCACATCGGTTCATGTCAGCCGCGTGATCGGTCTGTTTCGCGATCAGGGTCTCGTCGAATTTTCTTCCGGCATCCTTCAGGTTCTGAACCTTCCGGAATTAAAGCGCATCGGATCCCTGGACTAG
- a CDS encoding ABC transporter permease, giving the protein MFAYVARRIVYVIPVVISVALVCFLLVHITPGDPLVAILPADASQELANQLRVAYGFDRPLPVQFGLWLWKAVNGDLGTSIATGRPVLAEVLRAVGNTVTLAIAAAAIGFTLGLFFGLIAGYFRNTWIDKVATSIAIAGVSVPHYWLGMVLVIIFSVQLNWLPAVGAGPGGSGAWSWDWEHVRYLILPAITTSVIPMGIVTRTVRALTGDILSQDFVEALRAKGLRETRVFRHVIKNAAPTALAVMGLQLGYMLGGSILIETVFSWPGSGLLLNSAIFQRDLPLLQGTILVLALFFVFLNLMVDVAQASIDPRIKRS; this is encoded by the coding sequence GTGTTTGCTTACGTGGCCCGACGTATCGTCTATGTGATTCCCGTCGTGATTAGCGTCGCGCTGGTTTGCTTCTTGCTGGTTCACATCACTCCGGGCGATCCGCTGGTCGCGATCCTCCCTGCCGACGCATCGCAAGAACTCGCGAACCAGTTACGCGTCGCCTACGGTTTCGATCGTCCCCTGCCCGTCCAGTTCGGACTCTGGCTGTGGAAGGCTGTCAATGGCGACCTCGGCACATCGATCGCAACGGGACGGCCCGTCCTCGCTGAAGTGCTGCGCGCCGTCGGTAACACCGTGACCCTTGCCATTGCCGCCGCGGCGATCGGATTCACCCTCGGATTGTTTTTCGGTCTGATCGCCGGTTACTTCCGCAATACCTGGATCGACAAGGTGGCGACGTCAATCGCCATCGCGGGCGTCTCCGTCCCGCATTACTGGCTCGGTATGGTGCTGGTCATCATCTTCTCAGTTCAACTCAATTGGTTGCCCGCCGTCGGCGCCGGACCAGGCGGCTCGGGTGCCTGGAGCTGGGATTGGGAGCATGTCCGCTATCTTATTCTGCCGGCGATCACGACGTCCGTGATTCCGATGGGCATCGTCACGCGCACCGTGCGAGCCCTGACCGGCGACATTCTGTCTCAGGATTTTGTCGAAGCGCTACGGGCCAAAGGCCTGCGCGAAACGCGCGTCTTCCGGCACGTCATCAAAAACGCCGCTCCGACCGCCCTGGCGGTCATGGGCCTTCAATTGGGTTACATGCTCGGCGGATCGATCCTAATCGAAACGGTGTTCTCGTGGCCCGGCTCCGGCCTGCTGCTCAATTCCGCGATCTTCCAGCGCGACCTGCCGCTGCTGCAAGGCACGATCCTCGTGCTCGCGCTGTTCTTCGTGTTCCTCAACCTCATGGTCGACGTCGCACAGGCGTCCATCGATCCGCGTATCAAGCGGAGCTGA
- a CDS encoding multidrug efflux RND transporter permease subunit, translating to MNLGRLSINQPILAMVLSIVLLIVGAIAYTTLPVAEYPQVAPPTVVITTQYPGASAQTVSDTVATPIEQEINGVEDMLYLYSQATSNGQLTITVTFKLGTDLDKAQVLVQNRVAIAQPRLPEEVQRNGVTTRKNSPDLMMVVFMLSPDDTYDQLYISNYALRQVRDQLLRLDGVGDIQIFAARDYSMRLWLDPDKIATLGMTAGDVLAAIRAQNLQVTGGQIAEPPIADRAFQPNLTFTGRLKDQAQFEDIVLKAGDDGRTVRLRDVARVELGALSSTTNGFLLRKEAVALLVFQRPGSNALATAKSISDTMVKLKAEFPKGLDYNIGYNPTEFIAQSVSELIKTIYEAMVLVVIVVLVFLQGWRPAIIPIIAIPVSLVGTFAVMAALGFSINNLTLFGLVLAVGIVVDDAIVVVENVERHLGAGMSRRDAALITMQEVGGALVSIALVLCAVFVPTAFLGGISGQFFQQFAITIAVATAISCFCSLTLSPALASLILEPHHEKKPPASWNFIARGWNAFTGVFNRGFDRLSHGYGSLAGFIIRHSALMLLLYAVLIGSAGWLLYTTPQGFIPAQDRGYVIVAVQLPGAASLARTTAVVKEIERIALDTPGVVRVPALAGLSGATRTQSGNAAALFPVFDEPEARIKKGLSANVITAELRKRLSVIEGAFIIVVPPPAVPGIGTGGGFTMRIEDRQGRGPELLAAATDELVAAARKAPGLTAVFSPFTANTPQVFVEIDRLKAQMLGVPIQNVTEAIETYFGSAYVNDFNILGRTYHVTAQADLPFRKETSDLARLRTRNKAGDMVLLGSVVNFSDTSGPDRVARYNLYPASEVQGDTLPGTSSATALNIMQKIADETLPSGFAFEWTDLSYQQATGANAGLYVFPICVLFVYLVLAAQYGSWTLPFAVILIVPMCLLAATIGVRIMGQDVNILTQIGFVVLVGLAAKNAILIVEFARDIEREGHNQLDAVIEACRLRIRPILMTSFAFILGVLPLVISSGSGSEMRQAVGVAVFFGMLGVTLFGLVFTPIFYMLVRRLFPGSVEIPSKKAELPDPVGS from the coding sequence ATGAATTTGGGGCGCCTTTCCATAAACCAGCCGATCCTGGCGATGGTCTTGTCGATCGTGCTGCTTATCGTCGGCGCGATTGCCTATACGACTTTGCCGGTGGCGGAATATCCGCAGGTGGCGCCGCCGACGGTGGTCATCACGACGCAGTATCCCGGCGCCTCGGCGCAAACCGTCTCGGACACGGTTGCAACCCCCATCGAGCAGGAGATCAACGGTGTCGAGGACATGCTGTATCTTTACAGCCAGGCGACCTCCAACGGCCAGTTGACCATTACTGTGACGTTCAAGCTGGGCACCGACCTCGATAAGGCTCAGGTACTGGTACAGAACAGGGTGGCAATCGCGCAGCCCCGGCTTCCTGAAGAAGTCCAGCGCAACGGCGTCACGACGCGCAAAAACAGCCCCGACCTGATGATGGTCGTGTTTATGCTGTCGCCCGACGACACCTACGATCAGCTCTATATCTCCAACTATGCGCTACGTCAGGTTCGTGACCAGTTGCTGCGGCTTGACGGCGTCGGCGACATCCAGATCTTTGCCGCGCGTGACTATTCGATGCGGCTGTGGCTGGACCCGGACAAGATCGCAACGCTTGGCATGACGGCGGGTGACGTGCTGGCTGCGATCCGGGCGCAGAATTTGCAGGTCACGGGTGGTCAAATCGCGGAGCCCCCGATCGCCGATCGTGCATTTCAGCCCAATCTCACGTTCACGGGGCGACTGAAGGATCAGGCACAGTTCGAGGACATTGTGCTGAAGGCCGGCGACGACGGCCGCACCGTGCGGCTGCGCGATGTCGCGCGTGTCGAGCTGGGCGCGCTCAGTTCCACCACCAACGGTTTCCTGCTGCGCAAGGAAGCCGTCGCGTTGTTGGTTTTTCAGCGGCCCGGCTCGAATGCGTTGGCAACGGCCAAAAGCATCTCGGATACGATGGTCAAGCTCAAGGCCGAATTCCCGAAGGGCTTGGACTACAATATCGGCTACAACCCGACAGAGTTCATCGCGCAATCGGTCTCTGAATTGATCAAGACCATCTATGAGGCGATGGTGCTGGTCGTCATCGTGGTGCTGGTGTTCCTACAGGGCTGGCGCCCGGCGATCATTCCGATCATAGCCATACCGGTCTCGCTGGTCGGCACCTTTGCAGTGATGGCGGCTCTTGGATTCTCGATCAACAATCTCACGTTGTTTGGGCTCGTCCTGGCCGTGGGCATTGTGGTCGATGACGCCATCGTGGTGGTCGAGAACGTGGAGCGGCATCTCGGCGCGGGTATGAGCCGGCGAGATGCCGCACTGATTACCATGCAGGAGGTCGGCGGGGCGTTGGTGTCGATCGCGCTGGTGCTGTGCGCGGTATTCGTACCCACCGCATTTCTCGGTGGTATCTCCGGTCAATTCTTCCAGCAATTCGCGATCACGATTGCCGTCGCGACTGCAATCTCTTGTTTCTGCTCACTCACGCTGTCGCCGGCGCTGGCTTCGCTGATCCTGGAGCCGCATCACGAAAAGAAGCCGCCGGCCAGTTGGAATTTTATCGCGCGGGGGTGGAACGCTTTCACCGGCGTATTCAACCGAGGTTTCGACCGGCTGTCCCACGGTTACGGCAGCCTTGCCGGTTTCATAATTCGGCACTCGGCATTGATGTTGCTGCTTTATGCTGTGTTGATCGGCTCGGCGGGATGGCTGCTTTACACAACGCCGCAAGGCTTTATCCCGGCACAGGACCGAGGCTATGTCATCGTCGCGGTGCAATTGCCGGGGGCTGCTTCCTTGGCGCGCACCACGGCAGTTGTGAAGGAAATCGAGCGGATTGCACTGGATACGCCCGGCGTGGTCCGTGTGCCAGCGCTGGCGGGTCTGTCCGGTGCGACACGCACCCAGTCCGGGAATGCCGCGGCGCTGTTTCCGGTGTTTGACGAGCCCGAGGCCCGGATAAAGAAAGGCCTGTCCGCCAACGTCATTACTGCGGAGCTGCGCAAGCGGCTGTCGGTCATTGAGGGCGCCTTTATCATTGTTGTGCCGCCGCCCGCGGTGCCGGGTATCGGCACCGGCGGCGGGTTTACGATGCGGATCGAGGATCGTCAGGGCCGGGGGCCAGAGCTACTGGCGGCCGCGACCGACGAGTTGGTGGCTGCGGCGCGCAAGGCGCCGGGCCTCACGGCGGTGTTTTCGCCATTTACAGCCAACACGCCGCAGGTGTTTGTCGAGATCGATCGGCTCAAGGCGCAGATGCTTGGCGTACCGATCCAGAACGTCACCGAGGCGATCGAGACCTACTTTGGCTCAGCCTACGTCAACGACTTCAACATCCTCGGCCGCACCTATCACGTCACCGCCCAGGCCGATCTGCCATTCCGCAAGGAGACGTCCGATCTGGCGCGGTTGCGCACCCGCAACAAGGCTGGCGACATGGTGCTCCTGGGCAGTGTCGTGAATTTCAGCGACACCTCCGGGCCGGACCGTGTAGCGCGTTACAACCTGTATCCGGCGTCGGAGGTGCAGGGCGATACGTTGCCGGGCACTAGTTCCGCGACTGCCCTCAACATCATGCAGAAGATTGCCGACGAAACGTTGCCGAGCGGTTTCGCGTTCGAATGGACCGACCTTTCCTACCAGCAGGCGACCGGGGCCAATGCCGGCCTGTACGTATTTCCGATCTGCGTGCTGTTCGTCTATCTGGTGCTGGCCGCGCAGTATGGCAGCTGGACGCTGCCGTTCGCAGTGATCCTGATCGTGCCGATGTGTCTGCTGGCGGCGACCATCGGCGTGCGTATCATGGGGCAGGATGTCAATATCCTCACCCAAATCGGCTTCGTGGTGCTGGTCGGGCTCGCCGCGAAGAACGCTATCCTGATCGTCGAATTTGCCCGCGATATCGAGCGCGAAGGTCATAACCAGCTTGACGCGGTGATCGAGGCCTGCCGGCTGCGTATCCGGCCGATCCTGATGACGTCCTTCGCGTTCATTCTTGGCGTTCTGCCGCTGGTGATTTCATCCGGCTCGGGGTCGGAGATGAGGCAGGCGGTGGGAGTGGCAGTCTTCTTCGGGATGCTCGGGGTTACGCTGTTCGGGCTGGTCTTTACACCCATCTTCTACATGCTGGTGCGAAGGCTTTTCCCGGGCAGCGTCGAAATTCCATCCAAGAAGGCCGAATTGCCTGATCCCGTCGGAAGCTGA
- a CDS encoding globin-coupled sensor protein, whose product MAASAPIVTTEAGSINAAQDREIRMRFMRIDDRTGELLRAFWVVVEPALPEVLEGFYQHITSVPQLARLVGSDIPRLKSAQGSHWKRLFNGRFDDEYLQGVRTIGLIHNKIGLEPRWYIGGYNFVLSRLAVLATDKYRWRQKHLSEVLTALNCAVMLDMDIAISVYQEAMLLERQRQQDKISAAIQQFDGQMKIILKTVSGAAANMQNVANALAATAEESTQQATSVAAASEEASENVQAVAAATEELTSSVTEICRQVSESTKAAGNAVVQANRSSSTMQSLSEAAQRIGDVVKLIASVAEQTNLLALNATIEAARAGEAGRGFAVVAQEVKALAAQTAKATEEISQQISAIQEATKDSVGSIQEIGATIALVNEFAAATAAAVEEQGNATAEIARNIQEAARGTQEVSRNISGVSQVASENGQTATSLLSAANELSRESEMLRSHVEGFFAAIRAA is encoded by the coding sequence ATGGCTGCAAGTGCACCTATTGTTACGACGGAGGCGGGATCAATCAATGCCGCCCAGGACCGCGAGATACGGATGCGCTTTATGCGCATCGACGACCGTACAGGAGAATTGCTGCGTGCATTCTGGGTGGTTGTAGAGCCCGCATTGCCGGAGGTGCTGGAAGGATTTTATCAGCACATCACCAGCGTACCTCAGCTTGCACGCTTGGTCGGCAGCGATATACCCCGTCTCAAATCAGCGCAGGGATCGCACTGGAAGCGCCTGTTCAACGGCCGCTTCGATGATGAGTATTTGCAGGGTGTTCGCACCATCGGGCTCATCCATAACAAGATCGGTCTGGAGCCGCGCTGGTATATCGGCGGTTATAATTTCGTTCTCAGCCGCCTCGCCGTTCTTGCGACCGACAAATATCGCTGGAGGCAGAAGCATCTTTCGGAGGTGCTGACGGCGCTGAACTGTGCCGTGATGCTGGATATGGACATTGCCATTTCGGTTTATCAAGAAGCGATGCTGCTGGAGCGTCAAAGACAGCAGGACAAAATCTCTGCCGCGATCCAGCAATTCGATGGTCAGATGAAGATCATTCTCAAGACCGTCAGCGGCGCGGCTGCGAACATGCAGAATGTCGCCAACGCCCTCGCTGCCACTGCTGAGGAATCGACCCAGCAGGCAACGTCGGTTGCGGCTGCATCGGAAGAGGCATCTGAAAATGTGCAGGCTGTTGCTGCCGCGACCGAAGAACTGACGTCTTCGGTTACGGAAATCTGCCGCCAGGTCTCGGAGTCCACCAAGGCTGCTGGCAACGCAGTTGTGCAGGCGAACCGTTCCAGTTCCACAATGCAAAGTCTCTCGGAGGCGGCACAGCGGATTGGCGATGTCGTCAAGTTGATAGCGTCGGTTGCGGAGCAGACCAATTTGCTTGCTCTCAATGCGACCATTGAAGCGGCGCGGGCAGGAGAAGCCGGCAGGGGCTTTGCGGTTGTTGCTCAGGAAGTTAAAGCCCTTGCAGCTCAAACCGCAAAGGCGACAGAGGAAATCAGCCAGCAAATTTCGGCGATCCAGGAAGCGACCAAGGATTCCGTCGGAAGCATTCAGGAGATCGGTGCGACAATCGCCTTGGTCAATGAGTTCGCAGCAGCGACGGCGGCGGCTGTTGAGGAACAAGGAAACGCAACCGCAGAAATCGCCCGCAATATCCAGGAGGCTGCGCGAGGCACCCAGGAGGTCTCACGCAACATCAGCGGGGTCAGCCAGGTTGCAAGCGAGAATGGTCAAACCGCCACCTCGTTGTTGTCGGCGGCAAACGAACTGTCGCGGGAATCGGAGATGCTCCGCAGTCATGTCGAAGGGTTCTTCGCGGCCATCCGGGCAGCGTGA